One region of Mycolicibacterium insubricum genomic DNA includes:
- a CDS encoding MspA family porin: MMQRIAAVAATVLLVPLVAATPALADPAPDVQPVANSDAPAPEGAVPPPGGPAGPVPSAPPGTLVTPDGWTLNVVGKEESMEPVASLTGAPTSREYIVDGTFTGEVTGKGSTELGGGTLEAGYQIGCGIIQDDIESITTAGITPFISSPIHLFPTPSLDQRGFFPAGIAGAVTQQIKIDLKPGTVNIVPVGKKSFKGTKPRISITGFRIKIDGCAGQSFVRSYATLTSSTDNTDDVITYLGVTKAV, encoded by the coding sequence ATGATGCAGCGTATTGCCGCCGTGGCAGCCACGGTGCTGCTGGTGCCGCTGGTCGCGGCCACGCCGGCGCTGGCCGACCCGGCGCCGGACGTGCAGCCGGTCGCCAACTCCGACGCCCCCGCGCCCGAGGGCGCGGTACCACCGCCCGGCGGCCCGGCCGGCCCGGTGCCATCGGCCCCGCCCGGGACGCTGGTCACCCCGGACGGCTGGACCCTGAACGTAGTCGGGAAGGAGGAGTCGATGGAGCCGGTGGCCTCGCTCACCGGCGCCCCGACCTCGCGGGAGTACATCGTCGACGGCACCTTCACCGGTGAGGTGACCGGCAAGGGCAGCACCGAGCTGGGCGGCGGAACGCTGGAGGCCGGCTACCAGATCGGTTGCGGCATCATCCAGGACGACATCGAGTCCATCACCACCGCGGGCATCACGCCGTTCATCTCCTCGCCCATCCACCTGTTTCCGACGCCGAGCCTGGATCAGCGTGGCTTTTTCCCGGCCGGCATCGCCGGCGCCGTCACCCAGCAGATCAAGATCGACCTCAAGCCCGGAACGGTGAACATCGTTCCGGTGGGCAAGAAGTCGTTCAAGGGCACCAAGCCGCGCATCTCGATCACTGGCTTCCGGATCAAGATCGACGGTTGCGCCGGCCAGTCGTTCGTCCGATCGTATGCCACCCTGACCAGCTCCACCGACAACACCGATGACGTGATCACGTATCTCGGTGTGACCAAGGCCGTGTGA
- a CDS encoding MspA family porin, which yields MMKTFATIAATGLLMAVAAAPCAIADPSPDAAPADPAAAVEPVADAGPPPDTGVVASGPDGVAHTPDGRTLTVRAKDETQLPIAPLTTSLSSREWLVGATFTGEGMDSVKGGTLEVGYQIGCGIEMDKVKLNGSIGLGTGNFAYDPTIADPTGRLGTVFTMPIQGQIEVEPRPGTITSVIVDKKSFKGNKTRVTVRDIHIKIDNCVGASTLRSYAVLTSSGTDADDIVAYYGVAKTF from the coding sequence ATCATGAAAACATTCGCAACGATCGCCGCCACCGGCCTGCTGATGGCCGTCGCCGCGGCCCCGTGCGCAATTGCCGACCCGAGTCCGGACGCGGCGCCCGCCGATCCGGCTGCCGCCGTCGAGCCGGTCGCCGATGCCGGGCCGCCGCCGGACACCGGTGTGGTGGCCTCCGGACCCGACGGAGTGGCCCACACCCCCGACGGCCGCACCCTGACCGTACGGGCCAAGGACGAGACCCAGCTGCCCATCGCGCCGCTGACCACCTCGCTGTCTTCCCGGGAATGGCTGGTCGGGGCGACCTTCACCGGCGAGGGCATGGACAGCGTCAAGGGTGGCACGCTGGAGGTCGGCTACCAGATCGGCTGCGGCATCGAGATGGACAAGGTCAAGCTCAACGGCTCGATCGGTCTGGGCACCGGTAACTTCGCCTACGACCCCACGATCGCCGACCCGACCGGCCGGCTCGGCACCGTCTTCACCATGCCCATCCAGGGGCAGATCGAGGTCGAGCCCCGCCCCGGCACCATCACCAGCGTGATCGTCGACAAGAAGTCGTTCAAGGGCAACAAGACCCGCGTCACGGTGCGCGACATCCACATCAAGATCGACAACTGCGTCGGCGCCTCGACCCTGCGGTCTTACGCGGTGCTGACCAGTTCGGGCACCGACGCCGACGACATCGTCGCCTACTACGGCGTCGCGAAGACCTTCTGA